From a region of the Orcinus orca chromosome 18, mOrcOrc1.1, whole genome shotgun sequence genome:
- the SPATA13 gene encoding spermatogenesis-associated protein 13 isoform X4 yields MVARGEIARFWSLESLHLVSSDGGAESSALADDNGSEEDYSYEDLCRANPRYLQPGGEQLAINELISDGSVVCAEALWDHVTMDEQELGFKAGDVIQVLEASHKDWWWGRSADREAWFPASFVRLRVNQEELAEGSSGTTGEEPAEDAGRGRHKHPESKQQMRTNVIQEIMDTERVYIKHLRDICEGYIRQCRKHTAMFTVAQLATIFGNIEDIYKFQRKFLKDLEKQYNQEEPHLSEIGSCFLEHQEGFAIYSEYCNNHPGACAELAGLMKQGRYRHFFEACRLLQQMIDIAIDGFLLTPVQKICKYPLQLAELLKYTTQEHSDYRNIKAAYEAMKNVACLINERKRKLESIDKIARWQVSIVGWEGQDILERSSELIHSGELTRVTRQGKSQQRTFFLFDHQLVACKKDLLRRDVLYYRGSTDMDAVELVDLEDGRDGARTLGVRNAFKLVSRTGDEAHLFCAKKPEDKARWLQACRDERRRVQEDRAMGVEISESQKKLAMLNAQKAGHGKSKGYGGGCPSAPPLQSLRPVHQRHVTVPASLPQQQVFALAEPKRKPSLFWHTFNKLTPFRK; encoded by the exons ttTCTTCTGATGGCGGTGCGGAGTCATCTGCCCTAGCGGATGACAATGGCAGCGAGGAGGACTACAGCTATGAAGACCTCTGTCGGGCCAACCCCCGGTACCTGCAGCCGGGCGGGGAGCAGCTGGCCATCAACGAG CTGATCAGCGATGGCAGCGTGGTCTGCGCCGAGGCCCTGTGGGACCACGTGACGATGGACGAGCAGGAGCTGGGCTTCAAGGCCGGGGACGTCATCCAGGTCCTGGAAGCCTCCCACAAGGACTGGTGGTGGGGCCGCAGCGCGGACAGGGAGGCCTGGTTCCCCGCCAGCTTCGTCCGA CTGCGGGTCAACCAGGAGGAGCTGGCGGAGGGCTCCAGCGGCACCACGGGCGAGGAGCCGGCGGAGGACGCGGGCCGGGGCCGCCACAAGCACCCCGAGAGCAAGCAGCAGATGCGGACCAACGTCATCCAGGAGATCATGGACACCGAGCGGGTGTACATCAAGCACCTCCGGGACATCTGCGAG GGCTACATTCGACAGTGTCGCAAGCACACGGCGATGTTCACGGTCGCACAGCTCGCCACCATTTTTGGAAACAttgaagatatttacaaattccAAAGAAAGTTCCTGAAAGACCTTGAGAAACAGTACAATCAAGAGGAACCTCACCTGAGTGAAATAGGGTCCTGCTTTCTTGAACAT CAAGAAGGCTTCGCCATCTACTCCGAGTACTGCAACAACCACCCGGGCGCCTGCGCCGAGCTGGCGGGCCTGATGAAGCAGGGCCGCTACCGACACTTCTTCGAGGCCTGCCGCCTGCTGCAGCAGATGATCGACATCGCCATTGACGGCTTCCTGCTGACGCCCGTGCAGAAGATCTGCAAGTACCCGCTGCAGCTGGCCGAGCTGCTCAAGTACACCACTCAGGAGCACAG CGATTACAGGAACATAAAGGCAGCGTACGAGGCCATGAAGAACGTCGCCTGTTTGATCAATGAGCGAAAACGCAAGCTGGAAAGCATAGACAAGATAGCACGGTGGCAGGTGTCCATCGTGGGCTGGGAG GGCCAGGACATCCTCGAGCGCAGCTCGGAGCTGATCCACTCCGGGGAGCTGACCAGGGTCACCCGGCAGGGCAAGAGCCAGCAGCGGACGTTCTTCCTGTTTGACCACCAGCTGGTGGCCTGCAAGAAAGACCTGCTGCGGAGGGACGTGCTCTACTACCGCGGCAGCACAGACATGGACGCCGTGGAACTCGTGGACCTGGAGGACGGCCGCGACGGTGCCCGCACCCTCGGCGTCAGAAATGCCTTCAAGCTGGTCAGCAGGACGGGTGACGAGGCGCACCTGTTCTGTGCCAAGAAGCCTGAGGACAAGGCGCGGTGGCTGCAGGCCTGCAGGGACGAGCGCAGGCGGGTGCAGGAGGACCGGGCAATGG GAGTGGAAATTTCAGAAAGTCAGAAGAAACTTGCCATGTTAAATGCTCAAAAGGCAGGACATGGAAAGTCAAAAG GCTACGGTGGAGGATGCCCCTCGGCCCCCCCGCTCCAGAGCCTGCGGCCGGTCCACCAGCGCCACGTCACCGTGCCCGCCAGCCTGCCACAACAGCAGGTGTTCGCCCTGGCGGAGCCCAAGAGGAAGCCGTCGCTGTTCTGGCACACCTTCAACAAGCTCACCCCCTTCAGGAAGTGA
- the SPATA13 gene encoding spermatogenesis-associated protein 13 isoform X5: MDEQELGFKAGDVIQVLEASHKDWWWGRSADREAWFPASFVRLRVNQEELAEGSSGTTGEEPAEDAGRGRHKHPESKQQMRTNVIQEIMDTERVYIKHLRDICEGYIRQCRKHTAMFTVAQLATIFGNIEDIYKFQRKFLKDLEKQYNQEEPHLSEIGSCFLEHQEGFAIYSEYCNNHPGACAELAGLMKQGRYRHFFEACRLLQQMIDIAIDGFLLTPVQKICKYPLQLAELLKYTTQEHSDYRNIKAAYEAMKNVACLINERKRKLESIDKIARWQVSIVGWEGQDILERSSELIHSGELTRVTRQGKSQQRTFFLFDHQLVACKKDLLRRDVLYYRGSTDMDAVELVDLEDGRDGARTLGVRNAFKLVSRTGDEAHLFCAKKPEDKARWLQACRDERRRVQEDRAMGVEISESQKKLAMLNAQKAGHGKSKGYGGGCPSAPPLQSLRPVHQRHVTVPASLPQQQVFALAEPKRKPSLFWHTFNKLTPFRK; encoded by the exons ATGGACGAGCAGGAGCTGGGCTTCAAGGCCGGGGACGTCATCCAGGTCCTGGAAGCCTCCCACAAGGACTGGTGGTGGGGCCGCAGCGCGGACAGGGAGGCCTGGTTCCCCGCCAGCTTCGTCCGA CTGCGGGTCAACCAGGAGGAGCTGGCGGAGGGCTCCAGCGGCACCACGGGCGAGGAGCCGGCGGAGGACGCGGGCCGGGGCCGCCACAAGCACCCCGAGAGCAAGCAGCAGATGCGGACCAACGTCATCCAGGAGATCATGGACACCGAGCGGGTGTACATCAAGCACCTCCGGGACATCTGCGAG GGCTACATTCGACAGTGTCGCAAGCACACGGCGATGTTCACGGTCGCACAGCTCGCCACCATTTTTGGAAACAttgaagatatttacaaattccAAAGAAAGTTCCTGAAAGACCTTGAGAAACAGTACAATCAAGAGGAACCTCACCTGAGTGAAATAGGGTCCTGCTTTCTTGAACAT CAAGAAGGCTTCGCCATCTACTCCGAGTACTGCAACAACCACCCGGGCGCCTGCGCCGAGCTGGCGGGCCTGATGAAGCAGGGCCGCTACCGACACTTCTTCGAGGCCTGCCGCCTGCTGCAGCAGATGATCGACATCGCCATTGACGGCTTCCTGCTGACGCCCGTGCAGAAGATCTGCAAGTACCCGCTGCAGCTGGCCGAGCTGCTCAAGTACACCACTCAGGAGCACAG CGATTACAGGAACATAAAGGCAGCGTACGAGGCCATGAAGAACGTCGCCTGTTTGATCAATGAGCGAAAACGCAAGCTGGAAAGCATAGACAAGATAGCACGGTGGCAGGTGTCCATCGTGGGCTGGGAG GGCCAGGACATCCTCGAGCGCAGCTCGGAGCTGATCCACTCCGGGGAGCTGACCAGGGTCACCCGGCAGGGCAAGAGCCAGCAGCGGACGTTCTTCCTGTTTGACCACCAGCTGGTGGCCTGCAAGAAAGACCTGCTGCGGAGGGACGTGCTCTACTACCGCGGCAGCACAGACATGGACGCCGTGGAACTCGTGGACCTGGAGGACGGCCGCGACGGTGCCCGCACCCTCGGCGTCAGAAATGCCTTCAAGCTGGTCAGCAGGACGGGTGACGAGGCGCACCTGTTCTGTGCCAAGAAGCCTGAGGACAAGGCGCGGTGGCTGCAGGCCTGCAGGGACGAGCGCAGGCGGGTGCAGGAGGACCGGGCAATGG GAGTGGAAATTTCAGAAAGTCAGAAGAAACTTGCCATGTTAAATGCTCAAAAGGCAGGACATGGAAAGTCAAAAG GCTACGGTGGAGGATGCCCCTCGGCCCCCCCGCTCCAGAGCCTGCGGCCGGTCCACCAGCGCCACGTCACCGTGCCCGCCAGCCTGCCACAACAGCAGGTGTTCGCCCTGGCGGAGCCCAAGAGGAAGCCGTCGCTGTTCTGGCACACCTTCAACAAGCTCACCCCCTTCAGGAAGTGA
- the C1QTNF9 gene encoding complement C1q and tumor necrosis factor-related protein 9A yields the protein MRIWWLLFVSGACAGMVSSQDTCRQGHPGIPGNPGHNGLPGRDGRDGAKGDKGDAGEPGHPGGPGKDGMTGEKGEPGADGNVEAKGVKGDQGSRGPPGKHGPKGLVGPMGEKGLRGETGAQGQKGEKGDVGPVGPEGPKGSTGPSGPTGLPGPVGPTGKPGPRGDAGPLGPQGEPGARGMRGWKGDRGEKGKIGETPVLPKSAFTVGLTVLSKFPPSDVPIKFDRILYNEFGHYSVATGKFTCHVAGVYYFTYHITVFSRNVQVSLVKNGVKVLHTKDGYMSSEDQASGGIVLQLKLGDEVWLQVTGGERFNGLFADEDDDTTFTGFLLFSSA from the exons ATGAGGATCTGGTGGCTCTTGTTCGTCTCCGGGGCCTGCGCAGGGATGGTGAGCTCACAGGACACCTGCAGGCAGGGCCACCCTGGCATCCCCGGGAACCCAGGTCACAATGGATTGCCCGGGAGAGATGGACGTGATGGAGCAAAGGGCGACAAGGGGGACGCAG GCGAACCAGGACATCCTGGTGGCCCAGGGAAGGACGGGATGACCGGAGAGAAAGGAGAACCAG GAGCCGATGGAAACGTTGAAGCAAAGGGCGTCAAAGGTGATCAGGGCTCAAGAGGCCCCCCAGGGAAACACGGGCCAAAGGGACTTGTGGGCCCCATGGGAGAGAAAGGCCTCAGAGGAGAGACCGGCGCCCAAGGGCAGAAGGGGGAGAAGGGCGACGTGGGTCCCGTTGGCCCAGAAGGGCCAAAGGGCAGCACTGGACCTTCGGGCCCAACTGGTTTACCTGGCCCCGTGGGCCCCACCGGAAAGCCGGGTCCCAGGGGAGATGCCGGCCCCCTGGGGCCCCAGGGTGAGCCCGGAGCCCGGGGAATGAGAGGCTGGAAAGGGGATcgaggagaaaaagggaaaattggGGAGACGCCAGTCTTGCCCAAAAGCGCCTTCACCGTGGGGCTCACGGTGCTGAGCAAGTTCCCTCCGTCAGACGTGCCCATCAAGTTCGACAGGATCCTGTACAACGAGTTTGGCCACTACAGCGTGGCCACGGGGAAATTCACCTGCCACGTCGCCGGCGTCTATTACTTCACCTACCACATCACCGTTTTCTCCAGGAACGTCCAGGTGTCTTTGGTCAAAAACGGGGTAAAAGTCCTGCACACCAAGGACGGTTACATGAGCTCCGAGGACCAGGCGTCCGGTGGCATCGTCCTGCAGCTGAAGCTCGGGGACGAGGTGTGGTTGCAGGTGACGGGAGGGGAGAGGTTCAACGGCCTGTTTGCGGATGAGGACGACGACACCACGTTCACGGGCTTCCTCCTGTTCAGCAGCGCGTGA